AGTTTCTGGCGGCCGCTGCAGACGCTGCAGGGCCGTCTTCTTGCAGGGCTGGTGGTGACCTGGCTGGTCATCATCGCCCTGCTGTTGGCCGTGGCCTGGGGCATGGGCCAGACCCTGGCCCGCGACGCCAACCATGCCCACCTGGGCTACCAGGCCGAGATGCTCAGCCGGGGCCTGCAGGATCGTCTTGATCAGCGCTTCGCGGCGCTCAAGCATCTCGCCGGCCAACTGGGCGACGAGAGCGGTGAGCCGGCCGTCGAACAGCTCCGGGCGAACCGCAGCCTGCTGGCCCACTTCGAGGGCGTCATGGTGAGCGACGCCGAGGGTCGTGTGGTCGCCGACCTGCCCGAGGTCCCGGGCCGCGTGGGGCTCGAGACCGCCCATACCGAGTACTTCCAGATGCTGCGCCACTCGCCCTGGCCCTACGTGAGCCGGCCCTTCGTCGGGCGTGCCAGCGGGGAGCCACTGGTGCTGATGCTGGTGCCCCGCTTCACGGGCGAGGGCGAGTTCGCCGGAGTGGTGGGCGGCATGCTCAACCTGGCCCATGGCCAGTTCTTCCGCAGCATCGCCTCGCTCTCCTTCGAGCACCAGGGGCACGTGGCGATCTTCACCGCCAAGGGAAACCCCCTCTTCGTGCCGGGTGACCTGGCGGGGGCGGTCGATGATCTGAGCCGGCTCGATCCACCGGACTTTCAGCTGGCGCTGGATGGCTGGCAGGGGGAGACCCGCCACGAGCTTCAGGGCGATACCCTGCTGGTGGCCTACCGCCAGGTGTGGGATGCCGACTGGGTGGTGGCCATGATGATGCCTGGCCGTTCGGTGCTGGCCCCGCTGCAGGCCTTCCTGAAGCAGCTATGGTGGACCTGGCTGGTGGCCGCACTGCTGCTGTTGGCGCTGACCCGCTGGTGGGTGGGTCGTCAGCTCGCGCCGCTGCACCGCCTTGAGGGCCAGATCGGCGAGGTGAGCGCCGGCAAGCGTCAGCGCCTGTTGCTCTCCACCGACCTGCAGGAGCTGCGCCAGGTCTCGGCGACCTTCAACCGCCTGGAGCACGAGCGCAGCGAGGTGCTGCATCGGCTGCGGGAGCGCGAGGCCTTCCTGAATGCCGTGCTGGGCTCGACCCCGACCGGCATGTTCGTGGCCAATCTCGAGGGCGAGATCACCTACCTCAACCCCGCCCTGGTGGCCATGCTGGGGCTCGCGCCGGACACCACCACCGCAGCCGTGCTCGAGCGTGTCCATGAGGACGACCGCGAGGGGGCCCTGGACCTCTGGCAGCATGCCCTGGCCCGGCGGGACGACTTCCTGCGGCAGCTGCGCATGCATGACGCCCGCGGCGAGCTGCTGTGGCTGGAGGTGCACGCCAGCCCGGTGGGGGGCGGCGAGGCGCCGCTCGGCATCGTCGGGGTGGTCAAGGACATCACCGAACGCCGCCACGAGGAGGCCCTGCGGCGCTGGGAGGCGGAGCACGACCCGCTGACCGGCCTGCTCAACCGCCGCGGCTTTGAGCGCCGCCTCGAGGAGGCGCTGGCCGACTTCACCAAGACCGGCACGCCCTCGGCCCTGATCCTCTTCGACCTGGACCACTTCAAGTCCGTTAACGACAACGGTGGCCATGCCCTCGGCGACGAACTGCTGCGGCGCTTGGCCCAGGTGGTGGCCTGGGAGGTGCGCCGCAGCGATCACCTGGCGCGCCAGGGAGGCGACGAGTTCGGCCTGCTGCTGCCGAGCTGCACCCTGAGCCAGGCCAGGACCATTGCCGAAACCGTCAGGAAGGTGGTGAGCCAGGTGAGCGTCAGCCACGAGGGCCGAGAGTACTTCGTGACCGCCAGCATCGGCCTGACCGTGTTCCAGGAGGGCGATGATGCCATCGAGACGGTGCTGGCGCGCGCCGACGCCGCCAGCTACGCCTCCAAGCGCCAGGGGCGCAACGGTGTAGTGGTGCACGCCGAGGAGGCCTGATCTGCGGCCTCAGCCCACGGCGGTCGGTATCTCGAGCTCGCGGGCCTCGCCCATCAGGAAGTCGCGGTTGGCCTCCAACGCCTCGCGCAGAAAGTCCCACAGCAGGCGTACCCGGGCCAGCTGGCGCTGTTCCTGGCGGGCGGTGATCCAGAACTGGCGCACGACCTCCACCTCGTCATCCAGCACGCTGGTCAGGGCGGTGTCCGTCTCGGCCATGAAACAGGGCAGCACGGCAAGTCCGATGCCGTGGCGGGCGGCCACGTGCTGGGTGGTGACGCTGGTGCTGCGCAGGGGGAAGTGGGGCGGCGGGTCCACCACCGCCGGGTCGAGCAGCGGCGCCAAGTAGCCGAGCTGCTCGCTGAAGATGAGGTCATCCACATAGCCGATCAGCCGGTGCCGGCCAAGCTCCGCGAGCCGCTGCGGCGTGCCGTGGCGCTCGAGGTACCCCTCGCTGGCGTAGAGCCGCAGCCGGTAGTCGCACAGCCGCGAGATCACCAGCCCCGGGCTCACCGGGCGCTCCACGGTGATGGCGAGATCCGCCTCGTGGCGGCTCAGATTGACCACCCGGGGCAGGGCGAGCAGGTCCAGGGTGACCCCCGGGTGGCGCTTGCAGAAGGCCGAGAGCAGCGGGGCGATCACCCAGGTGCCGAAGCCCTCGGTCACCCCCAGGCGGATCTGGCCGCTGATCTGGTGGTTCTTGTCAGTCAGGCTCTCGCCGGCCTCGAAGGCGTGGCGCGCCATCTCCTCGGCGTGGGCGAGCAGCTGCTGGCCCGCCTCGGTGAGGTGGTAGCCGTGGGTGCTGCGCTCGAAGAGCTGGGCGTTGAGCTTCTGCTCGAAGCGCCGGGTGCGCCGCGACAGGGTAGAGTGGTCGAGCCCCAGGCGGCGGGCGGCATCGGTGAGCCGCTGGCTGCGGGCAACCTCGAGAAAGATCTGGATATCCTGCCAGTCGAGCATGGGGGCCTCGCCGAAGATGGGAGTCGGGTTTGCTTGTGCATGAATGCACAAACAATGTGCCCGAGTGCCCGTTGTCACACCATCCGACCTCTGGATAGACTCGTTTCTATCACCTTCCGTGTTTTTATACACACAAAGTCTAATGCCAGGGTGATCCACGGCAACGTCAACAACAAGCCGATCCCCCGGGCAGCGACAGCACAGAGAGGAGCACGCCCCATGTCAGTCCGCGAAATCCCCATGATCATCGACGGCCAGCCCGTCCAGTCCCAGAGCCAGGAGTGGCGCGACGTGGTCAACCCGGCCACCCAGGAGGTGGTCGCCCGGGTGCCGTTCTGCACCGCGGAGGAGGTGGAGCGCGCCGTGGCCAGCGCCAAGGAGGCCTTCAAGGAGTGGCGCAAGGTGCCGCTGGGCAAGCGCATGCGCATCATGCTCAAGCTGCAGGCGCTGATCCGCGAGCACACCGACGAGCTGGCCGCGCTGATCACCGAGGAGCACGGCAAGACCCTGCCCGACGCCGTGGGCGAAGTGGGCCGCGGCCTGGAGGTGGTGGAGCACGCCTGCTCGATCACCAGCCTGCAGCTGGGCGAGCTGGCCGAGAACGCGGCAAGCGAGGTGGACGTCTACACCATGCACCAGCCGCTGGGCGTGGGCGCCGGCATCACCGCCTTCAACTTCCCGATCATGCTGCCCTGCTTCATGTTCCCGCTGGCCATCGCCACCGGCAACACCTTCGTGCTCAAGCCCTCCGAGCAGGACCCCACCTCCACCATGCGCCTGGTCGAGCTGGCCCACGAGGCGGGCATCCCCGCCGGCGTGCTCAACGTGGTCCACGGTGGCCCGGACGTCGCCAACCAGATCGCCGACCATAGCGACATCAAGGCGCTCTCCTTCATCGGCTCCACCCACGTGGGCTCGCTGCTCTACAACCGCGCCGCCGCCGCCGGCAAGCGCATGCAGTCGATGATGGGCGCCAAGAACCACTGCGTGATCATGCCCGATGCCAACCGCAGCCAGGCCATCAACAACCTGCTCGGCTCCGCCTATGGCGCCGCCGGCCAGCGCTGCATGGCCAACTCCGTGGTGGTGCTGGTGGGCGAGGCCCGCGAGTGGCTGGAGGATATCGTCGAGGGCACCCGCAGCATGAAGGTGGGCCCCGGCACCCAGACCGACGCCGACCTCGGCCCGCTGGTCTCTCCCCAGGCCAAGGAGCGCGTCGAGCGGCTGATCACCGCCGGAGAGAAGGAGGGCGCGAAGCTGCTGGTGGACGGCCGCGGCTACCAGGTCGAGGGCTACCCGAACGGCAACTTCGTCGGCCCGACCCTGTTCGCCGACGTGACCCCGGAGATGAGCATCTACCGCGAGGAGATCTTCGGCCCGGTGCTCTGCGTGGTGACCGTCGAGACCCTGGACGAGGCGATCGAGTTCATCAACGCCAACCCCAACGGCAACGGCACCTCCATCTTCACCAACTCCGGCTGGGTGGCGCGCCGCTTCGAGACCGACATCGACGTGGGCCAGATCGGCATCAACGTGCCGATCCCGGTGCCGGTCGCCTACTTCAGCTTCACCGGCTCCCGGGCCTCCAAGCTGGGTGACCTGGGCCCCAACGGCAAGCAGGCGATCGCCTTCTGGACCCAGACCAAGACCGTCACCGCCCGCTGGTACGAGCCGGAGAACGTCTCCAGCGGCATCAACAGCACCATCTCCCTGAGCTGATCCTTCCGCTCGGTAACGACAGGGCCCTGCCTCGAGAGAGGCGGGGCCCTGTGCGTTGATGGCCTTCGACCGGACGGTCAGGCAGAACTGCTAGGGAGCGTTAACAATTAGGCCAGCCATATGACGGCGGATACAAGGTTGAGTAGCGACTGGTAGTTTCTCGCCAGTCGCTCATAGCGTGTTGCCAGCCGCCTGAACTGCTTGATTTTCTGGAAGAACCTTTCTACCAGGTTGCGATCCTTGTAACAGTGCCAATCTATCTCGGGGCATTCCAAGCGATTCTTTCTCGGCGGAATCACCGGCTCGGCGCCCACCGCTCGAATGATGTCCCTCAAAGCGGTGGAATCATACCCCTTGTCGCCAAGCACCGCCGCTGGAGAAAAGCCCGCCAGTAACGCTGGGGCGGCTCCGTACTCAGACGCTTGGCCCGGTGTGAGGATTAGCCGTACCGGGTTGCCGAGGGCATCGACCGCCGCGTGGATCTTGGTGCTCAATCCCCCACGCGATTTCCCCATGGCTTCGGTGCTCTGAGCCGTTTTTTTGCCGCCCCATGCTGATGAACTTTTGACGATACTGCCATCTATCATCAGCTGCTCCATGTCGGGATCATCGGCTAATGTGTCGATAACCTGCTGCCAGACCCCCTTCTTAGACCACCGGTTATAGCGCATGTAGACAGTGTGCCAGCGACCGAAGGCGTCGGGCAGATCACGCCAGGGAGCGCCTGTCCGGGCGATCCACAGGACGGCTTCCACGAACAAGCGATTGTCCTTGGCCGTCACCCCGCGATCTGAAGCTTTGCCGGGGAGCATGTGCTCGATGCGCTCCCATTGGTCATCACGTAGCATTAGCCGAGGCATAGATCACCGAAAAATGCTGATATTCTAAATCAGCCCGATCTCCATCGGCAATTGTTAACGCACCCTAGAGTGCAGGCATCGTACGGATACGATACCGGAGCTCTCGTGACTCGCCCGTTTCCCCACCTGCCGTCGGCCCTGGCCGCCTGGCTGCTGCTTGCCTGCCTGCTGGCCTCGCCGGCCCGGGCCGCGCTCGATGTTGCCGACCCTTTCGATGGGCTCAACCTGGGCCCGCAGGTGCAGCTGCTGGAGGATGTCGATCGCGAGTTCACCATAGCCGACCTGCTCTCCCGGGATGATGACCTGCCCTGGCGGTCCTCAGAGCAGGAGACCCTCAACTTCAGCTTCTCCGACTCTGCCTGGTGGCTGCAGGTGGAGCTCGTCAACGCCAGCGAGGCGCCGTTGAGACGCCTGCTGGAGCTGGCCATGCCGCTGCATGACTATCTGGACGCCTGGGTGGTCGACGAGGGGGGGGAGGTGGTCGCCGAATG
The Halomonas alkalicola DNA segment above includes these coding regions:
- a CDS encoding IS5 family transposase; translated protein: MPRLMLRDDQWERIEHMLPGKASDRGVTAKDNRLFVEAVLWIARTGAPWRDLPDAFGRWHTVYMRYNRWSKKGVWQQVIDTLADDPDMEQLMIDGSIVKSSSAWGGKKTAQSTEAMGKSRGGLSTKIHAAVDALGNPVRLILTPGQASEYGAAPALLAGFSPAAVLGDKGYDSTALRDIIRAVGAEPVIPPRKNRLECPEIDWHCYKDRNLVERFFQKIKQFRRLATRYERLARNYQSLLNLVSAVIWLA
- a CDS encoding LysR family transcriptional regulator; this translates as MLDWQDIQIFLEVARSQRLTDAARRLGLDHSTLSRRTRRFEQKLNAQLFERSTHGYHLTEAGQQLLAHAEEMARHAFEAGESLTDKNHQISGQIRLGVTEGFGTWVIAPLLSAFCKRHPGVTLDLLALPRVVNLSRHEADLAITVERPVSPGLVISRLCDYRLRLYASEGYLERHGTPQRLAELGRHRLIGYVDDLIFSEQLGYLAPLLDPAVVDPPPHFPLRSTSVTTQHVAARHGIGLAVLPCFMAETDTALTSVLDDEVEVVRQFWITARQEQRQLARVRLLWDFLREALEANRDFLMGEARELEIPTAVG
- a CDS encoding CoA-acylating methylmalonate-semialdehyde dehydrogenase; this translates as MSVREIPMIIDGQPVQSQSQEWRDVVNPATQEVVARVPFCTAEEVERAVASAKEAFKEWRKVPLGKRMRIMLKLQALIREHTDELAALITEEHGKTLPDAVGEVGRGLEVVEHACSITSLQLGELAENAASEVDVYTMHQPLGVGAGITAFNFPIMLPCFMFPLAIATGNTFVLKPSEQDPTSTMRLVELAHEAGIPAGVLNVVHGGPDVANQIADHSDIKALSFIGSTHVGSLLYNRAAAAGKRMQSMMGAKNHCVIMPDANRSQAINNLLGSAYGAAGQRCMANSVVVLVGEAREWLEDIVEGTRSMKVGPGTQTDADLGPLVSPQAKERVERLITAGEKEGAKLLVDGRGYQVEGYPNGNFVGPTLFADVTPEMSIYREEIFGPVLCVVTVETLDEAIEFINANPNGNGTSIFTNSGWVARRFETDIDVGQIGINVPIPVPVAYFSFTGSRASKLGDLGPNGKQAIAFWTQTKTVTARWYEPENVSSGINSTISLS
- a CDS encoding sensor domain-containing diguanylate cyclase encodes the protein MPWSFWRPLQTLQGRLLAGLVVTWLVIIALLLAVAWGMGQTLARDANHAHLGYQAEMLSRGLQDRLDQRFAALKHLAGQLGDESGEPAVEQLRANRSLLAHFEGVMVSDAEGRVVADLPEVPGRVGLETAHTEYFQMLRHSPWPYVSRPFVGRASGEPLVLMLVPRFTGEGEFAGVVGGMLNLAHGQFFRSIASLSFEHQGHVAIFTAKGNPLFVPGDLAGAVDDLSRLDPPDFQLALDGWQGETRHELQGDTLLVAYRQVWDADWVVAMMMPGRSVLAPLQAFLKQLWWTWLVAALLLLALTRWWVGRQLAPLHRLEGQIGEVSAGKRQRLLLSTDLQELRQVSATFNRLEHERSEVLHRLREREAFLNAVLGSTPTGMFVANLEGEITYLNPALVAMLGLAPDTTTAAVLERVHEDDREGALDLWQHALARRDDFLRQLRMHDARGELLWLEVHASPVGGGEAPLGIVGVVKDITERRHEEALRRWEAEHDPLTGLLNRRGFERRLEEALADFTKTGTPSALILFDLDHFKSVNDNGGHALGDELLRRLAQVVAWEVRRSDHLARQGGDEFGLLLPSCTLSQARTIAETVRKVVSQVSVSHEGREYFVTASIGLTVFQEGDDAIETVLARADAASYASKRQGRNGVVVHAEEA